The sequence TTTACTTTACCCTAGGTTATTTAATGTTATACTACTTTACTTTACGTTACTTTACCCTAGGCTATTTAATGTTATTCTACTTTACGTTACTTTACTTTACCCTAGGTTATTTAATGTTATTCTACTTTACGTTACTTTACTTTACCCTAGGTTATTTAATGTTATTCTACTTTACGTTACTTTACTTTACCCTAGGTTATTTAATGTTATTCTACTTTACGTTACTTTACTTTACCCTAGGTTATTTAATGTTATTCTACTTTACGTTACTTTACTTTACCCTAGGCTATTTAATGTTATTCTACTTTATGTTACTTTACTTTACCCTAGGTTATTTAATGTTATTCTACTTTACGTTACTTTACCCTAGGCTATTGAATGTTATTCTACTTGACGTTACTTTACCCTAGGTTATTTAACGTTATTCTACTTGACGTTACTTTACCCTAGGTTATTTAACGTTATTCTACTTGACGTTACTTCTCCCTAGGTTATTTAACGTTATTCTACTTTATGTTACTTCTCCCTAGGTTATTTAATGTTATTCTACTTGACGTTACTTTACCCTAGGTTATTTAACGTTATTCTACTTGACGTTACTTCTCCCTAGGTTATTTAATGTTATTCTACTTGACGTTACTTTACCCTAGGTTATTTAACGTTATTCTACTTGACGTTACTTTACCCTAGGCTATTGAATGTTATTCTACTTGACGTTACTTTACCCTAGGTTATTTAACGTTATTCTACTTTATGTTACTTTACCCTAGGTTATTTAACGTTATTCTACTTTACTTTACGTTTCTTTACTTTACTTTATCCTGGGCTATTTAATGTTATTCTACTTTACTTTACGTTTCTTTACTTTACCCTAGGTTATTTAATGTTATTCTACTTTACTTTACGTTTCTTTACTTTACCCTAGATTATTTAACGTTATTCTACTTTACTTTCCGTTACATTACTTTTCCCTAGGCTATTTCATGTTTTACTACTTTACTTTAATTTACCCTAAGTTATTTAACGTTATTCTACTTTACGTTACTTTACTTTTCCCTAGGCTATTTAATGTTAttctactttactttactttacccTAAGTTATTTAACGTTATTCTACTTTACGTTACTTTACTTTTCCCTAGGCTATTTAATGTTAttctactttactttactttacccTAAGTTATTTAACGTTAATCTACTTTACTTTACGTTACTTTACTTTGCCCTAGGTTATTTAACATTATTGTACTTTACTTTATGTTACTTTACCCTAGGTTATTTAATGTTATTCTACTTTACTTTACATGACTTTACTTTACCCTAGGCTATTTAATGTTACTCTACTTGACGTTACTTTACCCTAGGCTATTTAATGTTATTCTACTTGACGTTACTTCTCCCTAGGCTATTTAATGTTACTCTACTTGACGTTACTTTACCCTAGGCTATTTAATGTTATTCTACTTGACATTACTTCTCCCTAGGCTATTGAATGTTATTCTACTTGACGTTACTTTACCCTAGGTTATTTAATGTTATTCTACTTTACTTTAcgttactttactttactttatcCTGGGCTATTTAATGTTATTCTACTTTACGCTACCTTACCCTAGGTAATGTAACGTTATGCTACTTTACTTTACGTTGCTTTCCTTTCTTAGAGACAGGTGGAAACACTGTATTCACAAATTAGTGTTGAGTGTCTATGCATTTTGTCCAGCAACCAATGTCATGGTAAGGTTGTGGAACTACTGTAGAAGAGTGAAGGAGAACTCACAGTGGAGGCAGCTCCTTCTCTGGTGTACACATAGTTGACAGGATCATTCTGGAGGTGAAGTGAACCCAGCATTTCCTCTGAACCTCCACGCAGTAActgtggaaatacacacacacacacacacacacacacacacacacacacacacacacacacacacacacacacacacacacacacacacacacacacacagtacagtacagtacagtacagaagtTGAATTGGGAAAATGTGGAAACATTCATTACAAATGATGAATCTGTAATAGAACGAATGAAAATAGCATTTTCAACGTGTTCCTTTCCTGatcctgtcacgacttctgccgaagtcgttgcctctccttgttcgggcggtgctcggcgttcgacgtcacctgtcatctagccatcattgatccttttttcattttccattggttttgtcttgtcttcccacacacctgttttcaatcccattcattacctgttgtgtatttaaccctctgtttcccctcatgtctttgtcagagattgatttgttgtcagtgtagtgttattgtttgtataggtgcgcgtcgggtcctcgtacccatgttttgtttgtttgtacatttattgttatggagcatactcttggaactttattaaaagactccatatttacactccatttgactctcctgcgcctgacttccctgccacctattacacctatgcgtgACAGATCCAGCCAAACATGTCCTGATCCAAACAGCATTAAGCCATTATTAATCATACTTATGACTTTATTTGaacaatatatgccatttagcagacgcttttatccaaggTGTCTTACAGTCATACGTTTGACCAGTAAAGATCTATATTTACCTGATAGAAGGAGTGGaagttcctctctcctccctgctgctgaACAACCCTTGACTTTGCATGTGAGAACAGAGAAAAgtccatgaatacacacacaaacacacacaagcacatacacacatgcagcaAGTTTAACCAACCACAGAACTCCCAATACAAGACGGGAGAACAGGGTTCAGACAGTTCACTGATCCACAGTTAGTAAAGGTTGCATCTGTGCAGTGAGAATGGATGACACCGTCGTTCACACAGCCCCACTGTGTCAGATGGTGTGATAGGCTGGCTCATAGAAAGGATTAAAAACAGCAACCTATCTCATCATGCCCCCAGGCGAGCCCTTCATTATCATTCAACAgaaccagaacagaacagggtgTAATTCACAGGCATTTCTATTCACGGACCcactctctcacctgtctctgCTTCACCACCTTTATCAAACATTTATGTTCCACCACAAAATGAAGACCAGAAAGTGGATAACTTTTCAAAAGAAGACTATGGACACAGACACATATTAAGTATATTCCCTCACTATTATATATTCCTTCACTAAAAAGCATGTTCAATCTCCGTTTGTAGTCCAGGacaaggcttaatctgtgtctgggaaacttgGCCTATAAATACGACTTCTGTTCAAACCATCCAACCAAATCTCCCCGCCTATCTGTTAAGTCCTTCCCCTCACTTCAAGTGCCAatcactgtatgtctctctctctctatcctatctAATCATAGTGTTCTTACCTTCTCCAGCAGGTAGTTGTTAATATGGCCGCCGGTGGGGTCCCCGTTGAAGTTGAAGTTGATGTCCATGTACTTGCCGAAGCGGCTGGAGTTGTCGTTACGGTTGGTCTTGGCGTTACCGAAGGCCTCCAGCACACAGTTTGACTTCAGCAGAACGTTCTTCACACTgtgtaagagaggagagggtggtcaTCATTGATAGTATCAGGTGACAATGTTGCCcaaagagtgagaggagaggaagagaaaaagagagaggtgaATTGGAAGTCCTTTCCACCCTTCAATTGTGAATTTGTGTCTATGACATTGAGACTGACACAATATAACCTTGTCTCTGGGCTATTGTACTTCTGAGGTTAGGGAGGAAGCCTGATGCATAAGACTAAATGCAATATACTGAAGTTCCTTTCAGAAACAAAACTTGTAACCCAGTCTAAGATGTAGTTATTTAACTGGGAGAGGAGAGCCTCCTGTCCCCCAACACCTTGCTGACCCCTGACATTTGACACTGACTCACCTCTCGACCTCTGCTCTCTGGCTGGGGTTGGTAATAGCTGCGATGTACTGCATGATGTACTTGCTAGCCTCTGTCTTTCCTGCTCCACTCTCACCTGGGACACACAGACCATTAATAACAAAGAAGAAAGTCACGTATAGCAGTATATGTACATTACTTGTGTATTTTACCACAGATACGGGATATATTagtagacatacagtatatttgtaCTTGTTTGATGTGAGATCATACATGGTAAACTGAAGTGTATTTATGGCATGAATTTTCTTAAAGGAGTTATTGACTGTAAGTCACCAATCACCATGTTTCTATTCCTCTTTCTATGACCGTAAAGTATCCTGCTACACACTgcagaggaggaaacaggacaTTATGAGCTAGTGCAACTAAGAAAATACCATTGCAGCAACAGTGAAGACCAATAAGCATCCTGGAGGAAGTGAGGAACTGAGAACACTCAGAAACTGTAGACATTGGCCTTTTCTCAATTAGATTAgctgtgtcctctctcctccgtcctctctggcCTCCTTTTAAAAAATATCAAAAGTAATCGAGGAGTGGTGGCAAGGAGAGGGAAATAAGATGAAAATGCACTGGTATGAAATGAAACTCCCCTTCTTCAATCGCACGTCATCAGGCAAATTACATTTACAGGGTGGAATCCCCCACTTTTTTATAAAGTGATAAAAACAAATGTAGCTGGTTGTGCAAGACATTTTATAGATAAAGGGATAAGTAGCATATCGTTTTTTAAGCATGTGTGCATTCTTTTCTCCTTCGAGAAAACAACAGCTGATTCAAAGGGGTTGTGGCAGATTTCAAAACTCTTCCGCGAAGAACTCACAAGTGTAGGACTCGTAGGATACAGTACACTTGTGCTTCCTCACCAAAAGGAGGCTATCGAGGAGAGGAGGACTGTCTTCCGTTTGCCGAATTGACACACTACCGCATATCggagagaggaggacggaggaCAGACTTTTGCTCAAACGAGAAAACctcatagacagacagagtggCATGATGGGGTCTGCAACAGGACAGACTGTGAATAGATTAGGGACCCTGCTCAGTTCTACTTCCCTCAGTAAACTATTGATAAAAGGGTGCTACTGTATACGCCAGGAAGCAATACTGTGGCATGAATGTTCCATCACATGATAGTGCCCTTAGAAATATTACATAAATAAATCAACAAAACTGTCCTCAATTTTATATGAACAGGACATAGCCAGTTAAAAAAGTATTCATGCACCATGCCTTCTGACCTGCTCAGAAACCAGCCAGGTGTGAGTCAAACAAGCTGAGCAGGACTGTGGTAAACTAGGTAAAAGACGATGGTTGGAGCATGAGATGGAATGAAtgagtgaatgagtgaatgaatgaatgaatgaatgaatgaatgaatgaatgaaaagaGTAGGAGACTGGAGTCTGAGACAGACCTGATATGACGATGCAGGTGTCTTTGGCCCGTCTCTTCATGGCCTTGTACGCAGCGTCGGCCACAGCATACAGGTGGGGTGGGTTCTCGTACAGCTCCCGGCCGCGGTACGCATCGATGGCCTCTTTACCGTAGATGTCCATCTGTTTGTAAGGATTGACTGACACCACCACTTCACCTATGAAGGTGTAGATACGGGCTTTCTCAAACCtgccaggcacacacacaaacacagagacagagttgaATTTATTGTAGCTTTTTTAAGTATGGTTTTATATTTTTATGTAATGTCTTCATGTAGCATTTGAGTATACTTGAACTGACTTGAAAACTGTCCAAGTATCAATGTCCACAACAGAAACATAATTTTGATATGAAAAAGCCAAATCGTGATAATAACACTGTAACAAGGGGGACCAGAATCATTTGTGTCACAGCAATGCTTATTTATATAGGCTATATATAGCCTACAAATACCCACACCACAttcaacagtcagtatctaagtCTCCACCCCatcaacaccagagagagagatgtttacatagACATTAGATAACCGATTTTACAGAGAAACACCCTGACATAAAAACGACAACATATTTTTGCACCTAAAGTCAGACCTCTCACCCTCAAGGGAACACGCCCCAAAGGACAGGAAGTGACACAGGTGGGAAGTGAGAACAGGAAGTATGTACAAATTATGGCTCAAGAGGGGTTTCCACTAGAAAACTCAGCCATAAAGTCAGTTTCAACAGCACTAtgtttaaggttagagttagagttaggtttaATGGGTGGAGTTTAGCCATAATTATGAATTTGTGGCTGTGATAATTAGTGACAACCCACAAGAGGTGTCACTTCCTTCACGTTGTTTAATCTTCCTGGGTATTGGTTTGACTTGTTGTGGCACCTATTCTGCTGAAATTACACAGaattgtctgtttctatgtgtaaAAATACAATATGCATGAAGTTATTAATCAACTCTATTTGCTTCTAAACCAAAAATACTGTAAATGTCAACAACCTGTGATACAAATATGGGCACAAACAGTCATTTACAGTGTATATTAGATGTATACTAAGACCAGGAAGTGACAATGACTGATCCTAATAGTATCTTGATGGGCAATATTACAGGAAAGCTTTATTTGATAAATTCCTATCTAACATCAAGTGGCCCTGAATGTTTCTCCAGACATTGCCATGGGGCAAGTCTGGTCAGGCAGGGCATGATCAAATGAATGGGAGCTTCAGGGAATAAGAATTTGTTGCATGTATTGCCTAGCTTACCTTCTAGGGCAAAGGCCTGACTAAAACACATGGGCTACATGTGAAACATGATCCTATTTCCTATtcattccctatagtgcactaattttgacccaCTATATAggaaagggaataggatgccatctcAAACGCACCTGTGGACTATGATGAGAAAAGTGATATGAAACTAGTGTCCATTTGCTAAGAATCTGTGagctgtataaaataaataattgacaTGTTGGCCACTGTAAATTCTTGAGTGATATTCTACTCTAACTCCTAGGCGCCCACTGGATTCTAAAGATGTGGTGCTATGTGGTTTCTCAATACTGTCTCAAGAGAAGGGCATGTCACGACGTTACCAAACTTGAGAGATAAAAGTGAGATGTGCTGTCTGACAAGTGTTGGAATGGAGAGATGCTGAGAAGGGTGAATTTAGCAGCAGATGCAGTCAGTCACACCACACCCAAAATAGAGGAAAAAAAGGTCACCTGATTCACTCAAACGCAACAGAATACGTCACTGAGAAAACCAATCAGAAAGGGTGGGCTTTTACAGGAAAGTAGTTCCCGTTAGTGTGAAGTCAAACAAAACGAGTTTGGACTCAGGTCTTGATCAATGGGTTGATGACGTATTCTTGACTTACAATGCATCTATTTATGTGACCGTTTCTATGGTGATAGCAACTAACTGAACATTACAAGTTCATATCGCAACCACTGAAGGTGGGCGGGAAAGTCAAACCAGAAATGACTCATCCTTCTccttttcctgtctctctctctctctctctcatgttctctaCAAGTCAACTTCTTCACCGTGGTTCTTGTACAAACAAAGAGTTTATAACACTCCTATAAGAGAGGCCGTGAAAAGTTGCCATTGTCGTGAGGCTGATGCGTACACACTCTCTGACAACAGAGCTCTCAAATATCAAGCTGTGACATCACAACCCTACAAGCACACAAACAGACAGTTTGAGATAACAGATACATATACAAGATTTGAGGGCCCACAAAGTCATCAGTAGGTGTCCCCATGACAGATTCATCTCCATCCCTGTGTTACAGACAGCtgcttcctcctcccctctacctcatCTCTACCAGAGGAGACTCTACAATCAGGACTCACCTTAACTTCAGATTCTCCATAAACTGCTCCATGTTCACCTCATCCAGAAGGACAAAATCCGACTTCCCAAACTCCAGACCCTCCAGCTCCGCCATCCTGACggacagacagataaacagagaggaaggaacGAACGAGGACtgaagagacaagagagagaagtGAAGGCAGGCAGACAAGTGCTGCTGGGGCCCGGTAGCGTGCTGTGGGTGTGGCGTAAGTCTGTTCTTTTGTGGTGTGGTGGATTCTGGGATGGTGTGCTGCTTAGTCAAGTCACTGAGGGCTGTGGTCGGCATGCTGCAGCACGTCATCCTCtcagtggtgtgtgtatgtgagtgtgtgtgtgtgtgtgtgtgtgtgtgtgtgtgtgtgtgtgtgtgtgtgtgtgtgtgtgtgtgtgtgtgtgtgagagagagagagagagctgaagacacacactggttgaatcaacattattacattgaaccaacatggaatagatgTTTAATTGATGTCTGTGGCTAgtgggagagtgagtgtgtgtgtgtgtgttgtgtttgtagtgtatatatattgtacataacaggacagagaagagctatCATTAAATACATGCAGCACTTCTGCATCCTCCTTTTCCTGCCACAGGCCTCCAGACCTCCTTGTTTCCGTGGGAGATAGACCACAGCGAGTGAACCATTGCAGAAGCTCTCTCAGGCTCTCCCTCTcacggtctctttctctctttccgcCATACTTTGCGTGTATCTCCATCTTTCgagctctctcactctctctgtccttctctctgtctttcagccTCCCTTTGCATGCCTCTTTTTTCTGTTAAGACTTCACACATTTGACAGaaaataaaaacagaacagaGACACATAGGCTCTCTCCACTGCCAACCATGTACAGTTAATCCTGTAAATCTGCTGTAAATTTGAGAACAACGTTCCCTTATCTCCTGGGAAGGATCAGGGCATTTCCTGCTTCTGACTCGATAGCAGCATTCATCATCCCCCTGGGGTTTGTCATGAGCTAGACATCAGGCTCATCCTTATCAGACATTAAACCACATCATAATTGAAGGCAAAATATTTCTGCAAAATTTGCGGGATTGACCGATTCCTGTGTAGACAACCAAGATTTCCACTCTGTTTCAACAGTATGGTATTTCCCAATGCAGGACAGGTAATCTGGCTCCAGACATGAGTCAGAACGTATGAAGAGCAGTCTTCTACCAACCTCTGGAAAAGGATGGTGATACATTGTGTGGGGGTGGCATCAGTGTATGAGAGGACAAAGAGCGGTTCAGTCTTTGTCAATATTGCCAAATAATTAAATGTAGTTAACAAACAAAATCTGTTTTCTGACATTTCAGTCAGTGTACTTCTGTCAGCCTCTGAGTCGCGGCCTTAGTCGTTGGTGGTCATCTTACATTTGAACTCAGCTATTTGTTTTTCTACATGTGAACCAACGTTGTTTGGGAAACAGTGTATGATGAGGCAATGGACCTCAACATAAAACCTCATAGCACTCATTGGCTTGGAGTGGTTTTTGCTTCTCTAaagctgcgtttacacaggcagcctcaTTCTATTTTTCCACTAACAGTATGTTTTAACAGTCAGATTAGCTCTTTTACCAGTAATTGGGGGAAAAAAACTGAATTGtcttgagtgtacaaaacattatgacttagactgaccaggtgaatccaggtgaaccctacagtatgatcccttattgacgtcacCTATTAaaaccacttcaatcagtgtagatgaagggggggacAGGTTAAagattgttaagccttgagacaattgagacatggattgtgtacgtgtgtcaagaactgcaacactccaggagtcaacatgggccagcatccctgtggaacgctttcgacacattGCAGTCCATGatgaattgaagctgttctgagggcaaaagggggagtTGCAAGTCAATataaggaaggtgttcttaatgttttttcATAATATTAAGAACATGCCCCATTACCTCATAAGTATCATTCCATAGACTGCACTACCACTCACCCCCTCCTAACCCGCTTATCTCTGATCAGCACATCCTCTCTCAGTGTGCCTTGTGTTCTGTCATGTCGACTGCGTGGGGCCGCCTCACATCCTGTGTAGAGGGGGGCTGCATCAGTGAGCACTTCCTCTCTATTCTGCTTCTGGCTCCATCATCACACAACATGACACTCTTGAGTCCAGAAGTTGCACACACAGAATCAGTCTGACAAGAAGCACACAACCAGATACTAAGGCAAAAGCATAGAGGCAGACTGATATAGTAACAGAATTAAGTGGAATGTGGAGTCAATGCCAATTCTAAAGAGAGAATATGTTGATTTTAATCTATGTGAAGAATTTAAATTAACACATTCCATGACAGTTTCCACAAGTGATTGAATGAGATCATCCCAGAATAGGCTAATTGTTCCAATCAACCACATTTATTAACAATAATAGTTTCAAAACATACCATAAGAAAGAACATATTAGAATCTATCATAATCAATTTTATGCCCCACATCATGACATAAGATATTCAAGAAATAAACAGCTAAAGCCAATTTTATTATAGGTGTCAGAATTTAAACTAGTGACTTGTTAtggctttttcttttttttccctGATAGCACATCCATCCAACCTGCTTTGTTTGTAGGAATTTTGGGAAGTAATGAGTTCTTTTTCATCACTGGCATCTGAGCTCCAGCAGAGGGCCCTACCACATCATCCACCCTTTTTTGCCTCGAGAAGTCCCTCTGTGTTACTCTCTGCTCCTTTACTTTCTCCTGTGAATCAGAGTGACTTCTTCCCCTGTGACTGAGGGTGGATGTATAGGGTACTGGGCTTCCAGCCCTCTGTACAGTCCTTCTATGCCCAGAGTCACCCTGGTACTTTGAGGGGGAGTAATCTGGTACAGCAGCAGACACAGGGACAGGGTCCCATGGGATGGGGGCATCCTTCCTTTTGGGCAGACTCGATAGAGAACTGCTTCTCCTGTCCCTTGAGCCCCTGTCCAATGCCCTCCCTGTTCGCCCGGCTGGTGGAAGTTCTAGGGGTTTTCCCAAGAGAATCTGCATCATGTCATAACTGTCCCTGGAAGGCCCTACAAGGCGGAGAATATCTCCGACCTGATTGACGAGGACAGTAGGATAAACACTATTAAACCTCTGAATCAGTTTACCAATTCTAACCTGCCCGTTGTGATCGATTGTTCCCAGTGGGATTTCTTGGGTGCGTAGTGTTGAGTTGAGTGTAGTGAGATAGTCTTGCAGCTTTTCCATAGCAGTCTTTGGGTTCTTCCCCTCGAGGATAACAGAACTGATATCGGAACATTCACTAGGCTGCACATTCATTTGAATGTTGTTGCTTCCAAGAATTGTATCAATGTCTTTTTTCCTGATGCACTGGGCATATCGGAGCACATCTGCGTCCATTAGGAAGGAGACCACACTGCGAGACCTGCTACGAGATGGGTTCTTCCTGTGGGTCACATTGGCCCCATACCCTGGTTCCAGAAGACTGGGAGATAGGTTGTCACTCCGGGGGCTGGAGAGGCTACAAGGTGACCCTGAGTCCCGTGAATAGTTGGTAGGGGAAGAAGACTGCAGGACATGTGCAAACTGCTCTCCATTGACTGAAATAGGACTCCTGCTCCCAGAATACATAGGACTCGTGTTCCCAGCATGCATTGCAGTGCCATTGGTGTGGTGCATCCTGGTGGAGGCTTTGTAGGTCCCAGAGGCATGGCCACTGAGGCTAGGTGGGGAAGGGTTGTATTGGGGCTGGTTGTCTTGGTGTAGGAGCTGCTGCAGTTGGGCCTTCACTGCTCTGAGCTTCAGAAAGGAGCCCTGGACACGCAGCTGACCATGTTGAAACTCGTTCACCTTAAAGCCATGGATGTCTAGGAGTCGCCGCACCTCTCTGTCATTGGGGAACATTCTCACATCCAGAGTTGCCTTGACTGGCATGTCCACCTGTGATAcacataaaaataaaacaaaacaagatAAACATTAGGATTTAATTACACTTgaacaatatgacaatatgataTGTAATACAAGGGGCGGGGGCTTTTCCCTACCTCAGGCCTGTCAACTATTCTGACTTTGAGACAAAATTGTTGTT is a genomic window of Oncorhynchus keta strain PuntledgeMale-10-30-2019 chromosome 19, Oket_V2, whole genome shotgun sequence containing:
- the si:dkey-154b15.1 gene encoding uncharacterized protein si:dkey-154b15.1 codes for the protein MDGIVVEVLGVPNILATDRMVDKLTIHFLRPRNGGGEVQRVLFPSDSPGQAFVIFEEPEVAAHVSRLTHVLEVDQQQFCLKVRIVDRPEVDMPVKATLDVRMFPNDREVRRLLDIHGFKVNEFQHGQLRVQGSFLKLRAVKAQLQQLLHQDNQPQYNPSPPSLSGHASGTYKASTRMHHTNGTAMHAGNTSPMYSGSRSPISVNGEQFAHVLQSSSPTNYSRDSGSPCSLSSPRSDNLSPSLLEPGYGANVTHRKNPSRSRSRSVVSFLMDADVLRYAQCIRKKDIDTILGSNNIQMNVQPSECSDISSVILEGKNPKTAMEKLQDYLTTLNSTLRTQEIPLGTIDHNGQVRIGKLIQRFNSVYPTVLVNQVGDILRLVGPSRDSYDMMQILLGKPLELPPAGRTGRALDRGSRDRRSSSLSSLPKRKDAPIPWDPVPVSAAVPDYSPSKYQGDSGHRRTVQRAGSPVPYTSTLSHRGRSHSDSQEKVKEQRVTQRDFSRQKRVDDVVGPSAGAQMPVMKKNSLLPKIPTNKAGWMDVLSGKKKKKP